A stretch of Nilaparvata lugens isolate BPH chromosome 12, ASM1435652v1, whole genome shotgun sequence DNA encodes these proteins:
- the LOC120353920 gene encoding LOW QUALITY PROTEIN: uncharacterized serine-rich protein C215.13-like (The sequence of the model RefSeq protein was modified relative to this genomic sequence to represent the inferred CDS: deleted 1 base in 1 codon), which translates to MRCFSVIALLAACISAATCMSYGSYGGAAAAYEATAGAAQQYGMEQSQSQYSASQQESSSSSSYESTEYDYAAGATSGYVGQSAQAAGAAYGAATGAGYGVAGAGYGAAEAAYGAAYGSSAYGASMASGASNYAAASSSKFSSASSMAASSASSSAAMSASASSYQASLDYYPKLRTIPFFNNVFQAMSCDDISSYSSVSNITQPNNNKSTNTNNHSQCCSSQLKCFLLTLVLSNRSVKRCNYLLIIMIPSSIPYIYLFIFQTSMFQSNSLFKSYLSCATGMSFSSFQGAEFSRVCSAFSSNKGAFVGLVRNFARRGYIYKSSFATSLLSYTQSTEMWSAASRFSSFSNMQTWSQCGINAFFQHKAYRSYIMNFCGVQSWDETAISRTLSGYFRSNPVATSLFFRHLLLNRVSSSCSFQQYAALNQQSYMATRSSSFAYYGGFYNAFQQSSSSSSYARTQSMSSSSSSSMSSSSSSYSASRSYQSVQQYYSSTLYQSSLFRGCFELQSVDTSKQAGFYSSVFSQGYDYSSNFGTCFQDAYYRKYLLACTGYYGEYNAQMSSTLFSYAQQHPGFFARSTRLYARNGAFFSSQIGKMFVDQNSNFFFSQQVQQYRSQFLSVQAWNSFGLANLFQCRYYQRKICSFFGFSSYNYHQVSNAFISLFNTNFSGGLLALRHLIYRKYIGSSFNVQAYRSLRSYSYASSLAYSCPFYSQWSSYCSSFSQRSQFSRSAASSRSAYMQQQQSASSSSTSSYQAGAQSAAAGYAAQSGYAGGASGFGGYY; encoded by the exons ATGAGGTGTTTCTCAGTTATCGCACTCCTTGCTGCATGCATTTCT gctGCAACATGCATGAGCTATGGAAGTTATGGTGGCGCCGCTGCAGCCTATGAAGCTACAGCTGGAGCTGCCCAGCAGTATGGCATGGAACAGTCCCAGTCCCAATAC AGCGCAAGTCAGcaggaatcatcatcatcatccagcTATGAATCTACAGAATAC GATTATGCTGCAGGTGCCACCAGTGGTTATGTTGGTCAATCTGCTCAAGCTGCAGGAGCTGCTTATGGTGCTGCCACTGGCGCTGGTTATGGTGTCGCTGGCGCTGGTTATGGTGCTGCTGAAGCTGCTTATGGTGCCGCTTATGGCAGTTCGGCTTATGGAGCTAGTATGGCCAGTGGAGCCTCAAACTACGCTGCCGCATCCTCCTCCAAATTC AGCTCCGCTTCGTCAATGGCTGCCTCTTCAGCTTCATCTAGCGCCGCCATGTCAGCCTCTGCCTCTTCCTATCAGGCCAGCCTCGACTACTACCCAAAACTCAGAACTATTCCTTTCTTCAACAACGTCTTCCAGGCCATGTCTTGTGATGACATCTCATCTTACAGCAGCGTAAGTAACATAACCCAACCTAACAATAACAAATCAACAAATACAAATAACCATTCACAATGTTGTTCCAGCCAGCTAAAGTGCTTTTTGCTAACTCTGGttt TATCTAACAGATCTGTTAAGAGATgtaattatttacttattatAATGATTCCTTCATCCATTCCTTATATTTATCTTTTCATTTTCCAGACCAGCATGTTCCAAAGCAACTCCCTGTTTAAGAGCTACTTGAGT TGTGCCACCGGTATGAGCTTCTCAAGCTTCCAAGGTGCCGAATTCTCTAGAGTTTGCTCTGCCTTCTCATCGAACAAGGGTGCTTTTGTCGGA CTCGTCAGGAACTTTGCCAGACGC GGTTACATCTACAAATCCAGCTTCGCT ACCTCTCTTTTGTCCTACACACAATCCACAGAGATGTGGAGTGCTGCTTCCCGT TTCTCTTCATTCTCCAACATGCAGACTTGGTCACAGTGTGGAATC AACGCTTTCTTCCAGCACAAGGCTTACAGGAGTTATATCATG aatttctgTGGTGTT caATCCTGG GACGAAACTGCTATTTCAAGAACCCTTTCCGGATACTTCAGATCTAACCCAGTCGCAACCTCATTG tTCTTCAGACATCTTCTCCTCAAC AGGGTGAGCTCATCATGCTCGTTCCAGCAGTACGCCGCTTTGAACCAACAGTCGTACATGGCTACCAGAAGCTCCAGCTTTGCCTACTACGGAGGTTTCTACAATGCCTTCCAAcaatcatcatcgtcatcgtcATACGCCAGAACACAAAGCAtgtcatcttcttcatcatcatcaatgagctcttcctcctcatcttacTCTGCCTCAAGG TCATACCAATCAGTCCAGCAGTACTACAGCTCCACCCTCTACCAGAGCAGCCTCTTCCGTGGATGCTTCGAACTTCAATCCGTTGACACCTCCAAACAAGCCGGTTTCTACAGCAGT gtCTTCAGCCAGGGCTACGACTATTCAAGCAACTTC gGAACCTGCTTCCAAGATGCCTACTACCGTAAATACTTGTTG GCATGCACTGGATATTACGGCGAATACAACGCTCAGATGAGCAGCACCCTCTTCTCT TACGCCCAGCAGCATCCAGGATTCTTCGCCAGG AGTACCAGGCTTTATGCTAGAAAC GGTGctttcttctcatcacaaatTGGA aAAATGTTCGTGGACCAGAATTCCAACTTTTTCTTCTCACAGCAGGTCCAACAG TACCGTTCGCAATTCTTGAGCGTCCAAGCTTGGAATTCATTTGGACTG GCCAATCTCTTCCAATGTCGTTACTACCAACGTAAAATCTGC agCTTCTTCGGATTC TCTTCCTACAACTACCATCAAGTGTCCAATGCGTTTATCTCACTCTTCAATACCAACTTCTCTGGAGGTCTTCTTGCTTTGAGACATTTGATCTACAGG AAATACATCGGCTCTTCCTTCAACGTCCAGGCCTACCGCAGTCTAAGAAGCTACAGTTATGCCAGCTCTCTGGCCTACAGCTGTCCATTCTACTCGCAGTGGTCTAGCTACTGCAGTTCCTTCTCACAGAGATCGCAGTTCAGTCGCTCAGCTGCCTCCAGTCGCTCGGCTTAcatgcagcagcagcagtcaGCTTCTAGCTCAAGCACCAGCTCCTACCAGGCTGGTGCCCAGTCGGCAGCTGCTGGATACGCTGCTCAGTCGGGATACGCTGGTGGAGCCTCTGGTTTTGGTGGATACTACTGA